AGGACTTCATGCTATAGAATGTTACTAACTTTAAGATGTCCATGAGGGCTAGGAGTTTACCTTTTGGTGGTTCTGATTCACAATGAAAAACACGATTCATATGTACACATAGAGACACAAATTACAGAGAAGTTTTGTGCAAAGAACCAAATCAAAAAGGAAAGCGTAAAAGTCAACAGCCTAAAATTCTAACTAGATTCCCGTGTTGGGCTTTTGTTTTCACTGCTCTTTCTTGTCCTCTCAGTAACTTTGACAGCCGCTAGCCCGCTACTGTACCAAGCACATTGGCGCTGCTACAATCGATTGTTGCCATTGCAAGCTCCTCAAATTGACTAAAATATGGATAGTTCCATCACTGGCATCTAATATATTTGAGTACTGTAGTACTGCTCTATGTATCTGAGAATCCTGATATCTATCATCACTACGCACAAAGTATATTGCAACACCCTGCAGATACAACCGATACAAGACCATTATTTAAATAAGAAAAACCCTGCAGATAACAACCGATAACCGACCATTATTTAAATGAGAAAGACGGAAACTTATTGTCTGCAAACGAGAATCCAACAACAACCGAGTGTTTAGTCCCAAACAAGTTGGCGTTTGAAAATCAAAGAGAGATAATTACCTTGCACCCAAAACGACAAGACCAACCAATCCGATGAATGTAAAGTTCACACTTGTTTGTAAGGTCATAAATGGTGACCAACAATACCTAAAAAGCATAAGTGGTAGGAATTAGCAGAAGAATGAGAATCAAGTGAAGCAATTCTGTCTGCAAAAGCAATTGCTTAACGTAAAATATCCGTAGGATTTATTATTTGATATATCTGTACAAGTTACAATGAGAAAAGACCATGGAAAGGTTTGCAACCGAACATCATGCTTTCCAAGTCTAACTGTCTAACCATGGAAGGTTTGCAATCAAACATCCTAACTGTCTAATCATCTAAAACTGTTTAGATACACTAAATTGTTGGACAGAAATTGTTAATGGAGAACCAACAGGGGGGTTGCGGTGCATAAGATTTTCTTACATGACCATAACTGTACGCCACATACAACTGTACCATAATTTCCACATACTTACAAATGGATTTTAGTAGTTCAAATCAATAGACCCACAAATTTTAAAAGATGGTAAATATAATACGGACCCAAAATGTATAATCAAATAAACTAGAATTGCTTAATTAGACAAACCAAATCCAAACTGAAAGACTCACCTGTTAAACATCAATCCTACAAGCCCATACATCTGCTATTAACAGAACACGGTTGTCCCCTGATGTGAACTCTTTCATGATTGCATCTCGCTCCTTCTGAGGCATGTCTCCATGTATTGCAGAGACTGTGAAGTTATAGCTGAGCATCTTCTCAGTTAACCAATCAACCTGTTCAAGGGGAAATGAAACTAGCATATAATAACTACGGAACTCTACAAGGTATCGTGATAAACTTCACAGCAAGGAAGTGCCCAGTATAAGATTAACTTGTAGGAATGCTAGATCTTTGGCACCGATCATTTAATATGAATCAATGTATGTGATTTAATGTTGTTGTACGAGTAGTAGTCATAAATTCATAACCTCCATCAAATGAGAGATAATCAAAACTGAGAAAAAAATGTCTTCTCTATCTGGTGTTATCTCTATGTAATCTGTTTCTCTTAATCTTTAGTATAATTATCTTATGCAATGCACAGAACCAAGTGACTGACACCAGTATGATCATCAGACATGAAAAATGGTGGCGGAAATAGGTACCGACTATTAAGATAACGCTGCCCTaagaaattgtttacatcctagATATTACTAGTTGGTGCCCAGTGGTGGAGCAGATTCAGAGCATTTCATACCCTACATAAACATACACCAAAACACAGACATCCATTACCTTCCTCTTCATGTTACAGAAAATAACAGCTTCAGTGATCGTCAAAGTATCATAAAGATGGCACAAAGTATTGACGGCACCAAAAAATTGTTTGATACCCTGAGATACCAAATCAAAAGATATATGAATAAATAACCAAATAATTAACACACCGTTATAATATCCCAAACATGTATCGGAAGCATAACTAAGATAACCACAGCCTACCTTACTCCAGTAACATTTTATACTGAAAGGGATTTGGCCCATATGAATTCTAGTTTTCCCATCACCGCACGGCTGAGCATATTATACCCTATTCACAGGAGCACCAATCAAACAAATACTCAACAGTGTAGGTTCATAGTAACATCTTCTTCTAAGTTAAATTTCATAAATtaagcaaacaaaacaaatttcCACAGAAACTCGAAACCTTCTCCATTGTCATTGATGTAAAAACTACAGAAATTTATACCCCAAAAATCACAAAAGAGCTACACATTTCTTATTAGAATATAAACCCACGATTCTAACAACATTACTAACtcaattaaaatcaaaacaaaacaaagtgaaattgaaattgaaccaCTCACTAGCTGAAATTGAATCCCATCAAGTCCCCCATCTAGTACCCTTCTTCTCAATCTCACCTTTACTCTTCAAAAAAGCTCTTAACCCCAAAACTTTAacattcttcctcttcatcaataactctttCAATGTCTTCTTTGGCCTCATCACTCTCCCACCTTTCCCTTTCCCTCCTcctttatcaccaccaccacctttctTTCCTTTCTCATTCCCACCTTTGATAGTATGCCCATGAAAAGTTCTCGTTGGTGCAAACTCCCCCAATTTATGACCAACCATTCTTTCATTAACAGATCTGATAATATGATCTTTACCATTATGAATAGCCACTGTCATTCCTACCATACATGGTGTGATTGTTGTTGCTCTTGCCCATGTTACAATCACCGCTCTTACATTGTTATCATCTCCTCCTCCTGCTGCTCCTTTGTTTGGGAGATTACTGGTTGAAAATCTTCTTTGATGAAGAAAACCTGAACTGGGTTCAATCAGATCTTGTTGTTTGATTATTGATGATGAAATTACTTTGtttgatgatattgaattgatggTGGTTGATTGattaaaccctagttttgatttGATTAGTGATGAGAAAAGATGGTTTTTTAGATTCTTTGCCATTGTTGACGAAACCCTAGGTTCTGTGAAGAAAATGATTTTGGGCGAGTGGCTCTGTTACACATAGGACAAATGGAGTGGACTAATTTGGTCGGGTTCTGGATACCAGGATTTATACCGAACTATGGCCCAAAACATTTCTAATAGCAATTTCTTTTCCCTTCATTTTTGTCTTTTTGACTTTAAAAGTTAAAAttttattgaaaagaaaaaggaaaacaaaatggGAGACGCCTAGGCAATATAAATGGGGAGACTACAGTTCACTCCTACTCAATCTGTCAAGCAGCAGATGAAGCATCCg
The nucleotide sequence above comes from Papaver somniferum cultivar HN1 unplaced genomic scaffold, ASM357369v1 unplaced-scaffold_115, whole genome shotgun sequence. Encoded proteins:
- the LOC113329008 gene encoding uncharacterized protein LOC113329008, with the protein product MAKNLKNHLFSSLIKSKLGFNQSTTINSISSNKVISSSIIKQQDLIEPSSGFLHQRRFSTSNLPNKGAAGGGDDNNVRAVIVTWARATTITPCMVGMTVAIHNGKDHIIRSVNERMVGHKLGEFAPTRTFHGHTIKGGNEKGKKGGGGDKGGGKGKGGRVMRPKKTLKELLMKRKNVKVLGLRAFLKSKGEIEKKGTRWGT